From Tautonia plasticadhaerens, the proteins below share one genomic window:
- a CDS encoding IS630 family transposase (programmed frameshift), producing the protein MKKYIVTLTAEERQDLHELIAAGKAAAKKLAHARILLKADAAEGGPAWPDGRIAEAVEVSVATIERVRQRFVEQGLEAALVRKKQARPSRERALDGRAEAQLIALACSAPPDGRKAWTMRLLADTLVELEVVPTISDETVRRALKKGELKPHLKEQWCIPPEANAEFVAAMEDVLDVYHRPYDEKRPLVCLDEASKQLLGEVIQPIPAAPGQPGRFDYESVRNGTANLSMISEPLLGWRAVKVTERRTAVDFAEVVRWLVEEVHAEAEKVVLVMDNLNTHKLASLYEAFPPEQARRIAERLEIHHTPKHGSWLNMAEIELSVLARQCLDRRIESPEELRREVEAWEEDRNERGVEVEWQFTTADARIKLHRLYPTTQ; encoded by the exons TTGAAGAAGTACATCGTCACGCTGACGGCCGAGGAACGCCAGGACCTCCACGAGCTCATCGCGGCGGGGAAGGCCGCCGCGAAGAAGCTGGCCCACGCCCGCATCCTGCTCAAGGCCGACGCCGCCGAGGGCGGCCCCGCCTGGCCCGACGGGCGGATCGCCGAGGCCGTCGAGGTCAGCGTCGCCACCATCGAGCGGGTCCGCCAGCGGTTCGTCGAGCAGGGCCTGGAGGCGGCCCTGGTCCGCAAGAAGCAGGCCCGCCCCAGCCGAGAGCGGGCCCTGGACGGGCGGGCCGAGGCGCAGTTGATCGCCCTGGCCTGCTCCGCGCCGCCGGACGGCCGCAAGGCCTGGACGATGCGGCTGCTGGCCGACACGCTCGTCGAGCTGGAGGTCGTCCCCACGATCTCCGACGAGACGGTGCGGCGCGCTTTGAAAAAAG GCGAACTGAAGCCGCACCTGAAGGAGCAGTGGTGCATCCCGCCGGAGGCGAACGCCGAGTTCGTGGCGGCGATGGAGGACGTGCTGGACGTCTACCACCGCCCCTACGACGAGAAGCGGCCGCTGGTCTGCCTCGACGAGGCGAGCAAGCAACTCCTCGGCGAGGTGATCCAGCCGATCCCGGCCGCCCCCGGCCAGCCGGGGCGGTTCGACTACGAGTCCGTCCGCAACGGGACGGCCAACCTGTCCATGATCTCCGAGCCGCTGCTGGGCTGGCGGGCGGTGAAGGTAACCGAGCGTCGGACGGCGGTGGACTTCGCCGAGGTGGTCCGCTGGCTGGTCGAGGAGGTGCACGCGGAGGCGGAGAAGGTCGTCCTGGTGATGGACAACCTGAACACGCACAAGCTGGCCTCGCTGTACGAGGCCTTCCCGCCGGAGCAGGCGAGGCGGATTGCCGAGCGATTGGAGATCCATCACACGCCGAAGCATGGCAGCTGGCTGAACATGGCGGAGATCGAGCTGTCGGTGCTGGCCCGGCAGTGCCTGGATCGACGGATCGAGTCGCCCGAGGAGCTTCGCCGCGAGGTGGAGGCGTGGGAGGAGGACCGCAACGAGCGTGGGGTCGAGGTGGAGTGGCAGTTCACCACGGCGGACGCCCGGATCAAGCTGCACCGGCTATACCCGACAACTCAATAG